Part of the Diabrotica virgifera virgifera chromosome 6, PGI_DIABVI_V3a genome, attagcattaaattcagagaatactttggcattcaatgaataatgatttatcaaatttttgaactagtgttctgctagcttgattatcaagttagcagaacatgcgataacttttaaaagaaaagggcaataaattttttcttggaacattaaatttgcatttaatctacacttaattatggtataacaataactgtgttctgctgactttcaTAAGAGAGACTCTTCATTCAAGTTAACGTAGAAGGCTGAGGACCGAAGATCGCCAACAAGATGGATTGACCAGATCACAGGGGAAGTTGCAAAATACCTTCAAGTTTCAACGATGTAATACAAATGACCAGGGACCTAAGTCTATGGAAACGGACCATATACGATATCACGACCGGAGTCCAAACTGAAGAGATAACAGATCAAAAGTCTCTGTTTATCCACAAAGATATTTTTGTATCATAATTAAAATTAAGTATTTTCCCCAAAATTAAACAAACGAGTTGTGTTGCAGTAAACTTGTTCTGCTAAATCGTTTTTGTTCATGTTAGTAACGAAAGCCGCCATATCCAGTATCTGCTTTATATTACACGGTTCGCTTCTTCCAGTTACCATAAAATCTGGTCTCCATTTCCGTCTCTTTGTTGTTAACAACTCCAAGTTCTCCCTAGAAACATGCCAATAGGCGGGGAAGCTGCGATGTATTACCCTATCGGGACAATTTGTTTGAAATAACATTTTATCTGTAGGTATTCTTTTAACAATTTTAATTGTTTCTTCTGATCTGAAAGACCATGTATCTAATCCGATATAAAATCCTGCATCTATAAATTTTCTCATCATGTCTATAGTAGAGTCGAAGGAATGTATAACCCCTTTTAGTCCTGGATATTTACGTATGATGTCCAGCAGCATTTTAGGAGCACTGTCTCCCTGAGAATAGATTATTAAAGGTAAAttgaataatttacttaattgtACTTGAACTTCAAAGTACTTCAATTGAATATTTATTGGATGGTTGTAGCATACATCACAATTAAGGCCACACTCTCCAACAGCAACAACTTTTTCTTTTCCTAAAGCAATTAAGTCTTTTAGTTGTTGAAGATATAAATCAGGttcaccattttcttcaaattgtGAACATCTTGTTGGGGCACAACCAACTGTAGTAAACAATCTATTATCACTTTTTGCTATTCTTAAGGCTTTTTTACTTTCAGCTAAATCTAGAGcacatattattattttctgCAAACCAGCATCCCAACTTCTTTCCAATACGTGTTGTACATCTGGCTTATGAATCTGAGTTGGAGGATTCCAGCAAGATAATTTGTAGACACCAGAGAATTGACTATTAGTTAAATTTGCTTTTATGTCTATGAATTTTAATGTAGACATTTTTCTTGAATGCTACctgaaaataatataaaaattgtaAGAGCCAAAACATTTGAACtgattgtaaaattaataaatagaAGATGCGCCTTAGACATAAATTAACATAAATAACCACAAAAAATAAGAATTGTCGAGAAATTAGACTGGAGATTACCGACTAACTCCTTACTAACAGAACACATTAAAGGAAGCTTGGAATAAAAACTTACTATATGTAACAGGGTTTGATTTCGTAGACCTTATAGCAGCCTATGCCACAGTGTGACACAAGATATTGCTCCACAAATTGTACGATACACTCAATGACCAGCGCCGCGCATTTTTGCTGCAACACAGACGTTGTTTGTTATGCTGAAAGGTAAGGTAAGTAAAGTAAGGTGGCGGGTTCAAAAGAACGGAATCCCTCAGGGAAGTGTTTTAGCAGCagtgatttattttttaatatatattattgtgtatcattttgtcaatcaaagatagaataaaatttttatttttttaatataacgcgggcacataaatttgatacaccctgtatattgatttgtaactatttattagaagttagcttttacgcagtgggtttatccttaatgagtttttccctgaagaattaaagacatttttgtaaataagtgaagtgaaaagacaatttatttcggattataattttaaagtgttttgttacgggaaaggcaaaatccacaggtaattgtaattattagtttttagaaaaataaggtagagaaatttggaattttaagtcctTTTGTTTAAGCCCAAAAATATTTGTAGAATTCCCGACaagtaattatgatgagtagaagTAATTGTTGAAAGAAtgcatgggttttttcgaatgtggagagagaaatgtttctgattagcttggcaatttggaatggggagagAGAAGTTTGAATGTTCAGACAGGAAAAGGAGTttattatgtgaccggcatccGATAAGAGCAGTCAAAaattttcgtgagtagttcagaagcaagtactagtggttgtttgatagtgaagaatagctgaaaagtggaaccagagacaaatcaaattgagaagaaatacctctttgattctgtaaagtccaagagagtaagttacaagaactatagttattaaaattatttgacaccaagtaaaaaagatacttgggtttCAGGAGATTATCattgtgagaaagagaggagagagttttggagtttactGAAcaagtactggtcaaaagaggcctggatcttgttttggagaaatagttgctcgTATGCTtatggattgatgctgagaacggagagggctttgattggtagcctaacataatcaacaaggaagagctgtttgggtcaagaggagacatcattgtgtgtgaatcaaaaaggtcagtcaataaactatgtgatagattttctttataatcagaagttaattttttttgcgataAAGCATATGAATTGCGttaaagcatatgaattaagattccaacatttcaaaaatttaatatgaagtataagtagttttgcgaatacctaaattggtttgtttagcttgttttattaatggtatcaagaacaaagcgataaatatttgtttgaattagattaatttatatggtaaaagtttcatttggacagttatgcccacaggatttaattgataaattttcagagcattgcttttgataataaaggtatttgtatgtgcttatttatggtatttctatttatttccttttcctattttatcccgataaggatcaactaagagatactgaagccacgagaaaggataagtataacctaagataatttagttattttttttatgacaaaaaggcaccctgagatttttcttaattttttattagtggagtcactgaaggtggatatgagctattacctccgatttcgttgaacctccatcgattttcatgaaaattggtgagtggttagaggatatctcaaggaacaaaggtgacatggtgtaaacttgcgcttttaccctgggggtggataccaccccttctcggaggtgaaaattatttaattaaaaatagccccataattcgatagagggacaaatttcaagcaaaaattgttatataaaattattaaaataaatcaaaacttttgagttactaaagatcaaagattttaatttttcttgagaaaaatgcatgtttttaaccaatttttcatccaGAActtaaaaagtgtaagtttttacaaaaaagttataattattaatgaaataaaccccttactcaaaaaccttttagtgttaactaaaagtgagttataggtaattgaatgtatatttttttcggcgagtaaaaaactctctagtattcaagctgaaatatcgggaaactgatgcattttataacataaacttataaaacacttgtcaaagtacttaaaaatatctattaaatgagcccccgaacatgttgatagcgttaaaatttatgctccaaaattttttcaaaatttatcttaaaaaaatttttccaaaaaatattattgtttttttttaataactccgttcttgtttaagatatcaggttcatctaaaaaccgtttgaaagttaattccaactGCTATTCAAGCACGCTGAACCTAATCTTTTAGACCCCtgacttttttaaaaataaaaggttaaatgaccccggttgcatggttcccacagcaaaatttaagatttaaacgtttctatctcggttattttttaccccatagaaataataaaacaaataaaatatttggcacagagaAAACTAAAATTGCCAAAATACCGCAAATTTAAAAAAAGccaataaaaagtcatttttatctctccgaaaacattttactaaagtagagtcattttggCCTactgggaccgtgcaagttcggcaaagcgacccctatttctacgctctgtactattattcgcacttttaattatattggccaattatattagtcctggttactggataattgtcaaggccatagtccaaaaaaataataagaagaaaaaataagattcaggttatgttatgaaaacatcaacaattgtatgtagtaaataaaattagttattaaaatgcagtactgcaagcaaaatacaattaattaaatttacctttatataataattgcatatcatagcaatattgtggagcaatatataatttttctgcttcattgacagaaggtatgaaatatacgtcaatttgacaatttcaattgacaatatgaattatttaagatagttgcaatatttctccgcgactcgcgcagggtcgtttctcgtttccctttccaagtacttgcacaccgcgaataaacaatttgaataactttgttaatattgactctagattaaaactactttcggatttgaaaagctggtatttttacacgaattttcaaaaaaaaacttttcgcctaggttaataacggtcaaagttagccactttttttatttaattcacagctactttgtttataacaattaagcaacctaactaccGTCATTTTGAAGCTCAAGGTATACAGTTTATGTGTAAAATTTTAGTAAACTTTTAACTTCAacaaagtggttaataaagctttaaaatttACGTCCTAACaaaatcgattcgtggtcggtggaggggaattattaaagtCCGTCCTGCGATTAATAtttccggagcttgttgatggattttgatcatattttttaaatttgtatgtactcgtagtcttgtagagtacgttatgtacacatatccccacctaacattacaaaatgttagggggaacgccccttatcactcagggatatgaaaaatagattacggcCGATTCTAAGACCTATCGAATATTCATacataatttcataaaaatcggtcaagcggtctcagaggagtatggtaactaacattgtgacaggagaattttatagatgtaaatatatagatggctattaaaaaaatggaggttggtgatagaagagtaaaaattaagggttgttgtatgtattttttaattctacaccatataaaattaaggtagacaattttgtccaaaaaaataaaaaaatgtcagggggcaacccccttataatttatgggtatgaaaaatagattaaaacatattcctaaaatttcataaaaatcggtgtagccgtttcggaggagtatg contains:
- the LOC126887105 gene encoding deoxyribonuclease TATDN1-like; the encoded protein is MSTLKFIDIKANLTNSQFSGVYKLSCWNPPTQIHKPDVQHVLERSWDAGLQKIIICALDLAESKKALRIAKSDNRLFTTVGCAPTRCSQFEENGEPDLYLQQLKDLIALGKEKVVAVGECGLNCDVCYNHPINIQLKYFEVQVQLSKLFNLPLIIYSQGDSAPKMLLDIIRKYPGLKGVIHSFDSTIDMMRKFIDAGFYIGLDTWSFRSEETIKIVKRIPTDKMLFQTNCPDRVIHRSFPAYWHVSRENLELLTTKRRKWRPDFMVTGRSEPCNIKQILDMAAFVTNMNKNDLAEQVYCNTTRLFNFGENT